TTGCAAAGGGGCACAATTAACCAGAACTGACTGCCCAATCTGGATTCTAAATTGTTTAAGGACTGAAGAGATGTTTACCCATATTAGTTTTCCCAAGCAAGCAGATACCCAAACTAGAGGCCCGGAGACAAGGGGCAAGGCCTACAGGAGGAGCTCACTCCCGTCACTTTGGGGAAGAACTTTTGGGGAAGAGGTACCATCATTTCCCACTGTCTAAGCCCAACCTCTAGCATCCAACCAATGTTATAGAAAGCAGGCTGTATGCCCTACAGGAAGTTAGCCAGAGCACGCCCAGCCTCACGCCCATACTTTTTAATGATGAACTTGATCTTGGCTTTATTTCTGAGAATCTTCTCCAGTCTTGGAATGCCAAAAGTGGATGGTCGTCGAAACGGCACGCCCTCCGGTAGGCCTTCGACATAAAAGTCTTCGGGGAAAGATTCAAACAGCGCAAACGGCACCTTCACAGGGTGCTTCAGGCCAAGAGCTTCCCCTGAAAGACAACAGGAATCTGAGCCACGTTTCACCACACAGACCCAGGACACTGGGTCACAGTTGcagaaatgggggggggagggtccTCTAGATGTTCTGGGATTACCGAGTGAAGGGCTTCTGTGGGTGGCTACTTTCCTGAGGTAGTAACATCTTAGGACATTCTAGGACACCCTACTAAGGACTGAGCTGCTTTTCTGAAATTCTCAAAAGCCAGGAAAAGCTTACTTAGCTTGAAAACATACTTACCACATTTTTCATTAAAGAGATTTTCAACCTTCTGTTTGAGGTCTGTAATTTTAGCATTCCAGGCCTCTGCGAGAAGTAAAGAGAACAACAGCATCGTTAACATGGCAGCTTCACCGACCACGGGCAAAGGAGTCAAAAGCATCCAAGAGTATAACAATGTCTTCCAAGGTCATTTAGCGTTTCTAAAAAATCTGTGTGACAGACGCTGGAGATTTTTCTGCTTTCGAGGGCAATAGCAACAAAAGCAGAGACAGTCTTCACCAAGTCATCTCAAACCTCTCAAGGAAAAGGCTATCATGGTatctttattttgtgtgtgtaaaacaaaaacaaaatcaaatactAACAACCTTAGTTTGAACAAATAGAAGACTATCTAGTCCAAGAAGCATGTGGTGTGAACTTAGGTCAAATAGAATTTTTCTAAAGACACAAGCCCAATTAAGTGATGCAAACCATTCttattcaaatttcctttcacttcagaattaaaaattatgaactccacagaaataacagaaaaaaaactcACCAAATGAAAATTCTCTCCCTCGAGGCTTGAAGGGAGTATTGGAACCATTGGTCTGAGTCGGAGTTCGAACACCTGTAGTTTGTGGTTTATTATTAGGACCTAAAGATGCATAAAGATCATTCACCAAAGGAATATGATACTAAGGAATAACTGTGAGAGAATGAGGACTAACATTATCACGAACCTTAATAGCACagtaataatacattttaatattgCATTTCTTTCACTGGGGCTTTTACTATCACAGGCTGTCCTCCAGTGTCCCACAGCCCCCTTGAAGAGAAGGACCTTGCCTTGTCCTTCATCAaagacactccctagctgtgtggccctggataaATCTTGtcccctgcctgcctcagttttctcatctgtaaaatgggggtaccAGAGGCCCCTCCTGCCAGCAAACACTCCCAAACATGGGCTCGTGGCCCTCCTCCCCCTGGCTCACACCACTTTCTTGTTTTTGCCTAAGCTAAGTAACCAATGACACCAAATTTGTCCAACTActtccaagttcttttttctaAGCCTTTATCTGTTCCTCTTTCCCAATTctcactagaaaaaaaatcattgaatcaAAACGGGTAGAATTCTCTGAAAATAGCCCTGTACACACTGACCCACCTCGGCCCAAAACCCAggtctccccctttctctccccagcTCCTTGCATTTCTAACTGAACTCGGGAGACCTGGGTGCAATTCACCGACATACTGGGGCCGTGTCTCCAGCCCAGGGCTCTAGCAGGGCTTCCTTTCAGCCTAGACTGGCACAGTCCAGTCACTCTTGGAATGGCTTTCTCTGAGAGCTCCTGAAAGCCCTGTCTTGCTAGGTATACAATTTAGGGCAAGATCATCGCCCTCAGAGAGACTGCACTATCCCCATGGTGGTCAGCAGGCCTTGCCCCCAGAGGAGGGGAGCTCAgccctggggggggaggggggggagaaacaGCCACTCTGCCTCTGCCCTCACTCCCAACATTGCCCTGAGCCCTCTAGGCTGGGTGAGTGGGGCTCAGCCATTCTTCCCGCCTTGCAGGAGACATGAGCTCAAGCCCCTGCCCCATCCCCTATCTCTAGGAAGCCCCCAGGGCTCTTGCTAATCAGACACTGCTGGGGGAAAGGCTGACCAGCAGCACACTCTCACCTTCCACGGTCACCTCGATCTCCGGCACCTTGGAGTTGCTGCCAGGGCTCCTTGCTCTCTTGGAGCTCTGCAAGGCTGTAAAGTGGAGGAAGCAGACACTGAGCAGGATgtgaccccctcccccccagggaTGTGCAGAGGGCAGCTCGTGACCCCAGGGACGCGGAAGGGGAGGGCTGCTCCAAGTAAGGCTTCAGCCAAAGGCTGTGAGAGAAAAGCACTTGGTGCAGTCACTGGTCGGGGCCCCAATCCCTAAGAAGGCCTCGGGACTGAGGAGGCCGCTCCCTTACCTTTAGTGTTGACTTTACTGGCCATTCCAGGAGGTAAATAGGAAAGAACCAGCTCTGGCCTACAAATGACAACAAGACAAGGTCACCTCCACCATCCCAACGCCACATCACCAGGGCCCGTGTCACGAGGCCCCAAGCTGGAGCACATGATGATGTTAAGGACTTGCCTCCATTCACATACAGCCAACTGGTAGCCAAGAAGGGGGACCCCCCACCCGCACTCCCACCGTTCAATGCTGATCGCCGCTGAAGGTGAAGGAAGGCTACAACTTCCCTAGAATTCACCAAACAGCTTTTTCTCACCCTTGAAATTGAGACCCAGGGTAAGTAAGCTCTCTCTggaatcagtcagtcagtcattaGACCATCAAAGGCTAGCAAGGATAACGGCAATTGCAATAATAATAAAGGTCTGGATTTGGATCACATCTTTCACTCAGTAATTCCAATGTATACCTGAGAAATCTGCTAAACTTTCttgactaaataaataattcctgAGAGGCAAGAAGGTGACCTCATGCTCCAACAAGGACACCTGAACAAAGGCTGGACTGTCAAGAGCAATGGAAAAGGCCCCAGTCACAAGGCAGACCTTTCAGCAGCTATGGCGGCACAGTCTGGGCCTGGACGCAGCACACTTGGCAGAGCAGGCAGTTGGGCACTTACTTTTTAACCACAAACTTGATCTTGTTACTGCCACGGACAATCCTTTCGAGCCGCGGAATTCCAAACCAGGTGGGACTTCGGAAGGGGATTCCTTCTGGCAAGCCTTCCACGTAGAGGAACTCAGGATTGGATTCAAAGACTGGATACGGGACCTTGACAGCCTCAGTAAGTCCAAGAGCTTGAGCTACAAATTGTGGAAGAGAATATGCAATCTTTTAGTTCAAGCTTCCTTCCCGTTTTCTTGTATTCACAAATGTTCCTCCAAAATTCCTTATGGTCTATTTAACAAGAAAGATATATGGGAgcattttgcctcaattttttcttcacacaaaattataaagatgacTGAAATACACGttatttctttcatcttcccCTTCCCAAACATAATAAATGTAGGTGGTTGTTAATCCAAGCTAGCAAAAATTCACTTCGCGCCCTGTTATTCCTTTGGAGATATTTCTGCTTGCATACTGGAGAACAAACCTAAGCAAAAAGCATTTTCAAGAGCAAAAACATCAAGTGAACTTGTTTAAGCAACGTCAGAATTTGATTTTGCAAAACACGACAAAactggaaatacatttaaaaagaattgcacatatttaacctatatcacacTGCTTGCTGtcatggggaagggagagagaaggagaaaaatctgaaacacacgTACCAAATTTCAAATTAAAGATCTCTTCCACCTGCTTTCGTAGTTTAGTAATTCGCACATTCCAATCTTCTTTcactaaaaaagcaaaacaaaaaactagttaatgattttttttctgcttcttattATCCTATAACTAAACACACATGGATTTCAAAAGGTCTGATGAGAATTCTTTTCTGTGCCTAAAATAAATTTCTGATCATATGCTTTGATTCAAAGATATCTGAAAATCAAACTAAGAACAAAactgaaaggagggagaaattaaataacttaggTGAGCAACATACAAATACCACACTTGATAACGGTCTTACCTGGGGTATTAGTTCGAGGCTGAGTTATTTCCGGTGTGGTGTGAGTCAGCAGCTCTGGTCTGCAATTTTAGACACATCAGTAAATTATTTGTGGAAAAACAAGAATGAATTTCAAGGCATACAGCTTCACTGTAAAACCTCTTAATGCAACTATATATTAATTACTGACTGTAGGGATCACAATGCTAATAAAATAGGTATTTGAAATTTAGGTTAAATTTCCCTTTTAAATCTAACATCCAAGGATCTGGGAAAGAGCAAGAGTTGAGGGCACTTTAAGACAACAGATCACACCTGAATGGAAATGGCTTAAGTATTACAAAGAGAAACTCTAGATGCCCCATCTGAGGAATGAACCTCTCCATCTCTACTGACAGAGCTCCAAGGCGCTGTGAGGATCACCTAGCTCAGTCTACTCATTTGATAAAATGCTAGTGCAGGAGGCCCATTCCCCTACCTACCTAACCTAACGTCGTGATCTGCCCAAGGCTGACCCAGGTCTTCTGATGTCAAAGGTCCTGCTCTTTCATTCAGACCAAAATTACTCATCCACCTTTCAAGGGGCAGTCCCGGGCAGCCTTCTTTGAACACCCCTTAACCCCTAGCTAAGGGGGATTCCCTCCAACCCCATTTTCACAAATTGTTCTGCCCTTTGCCGTTATCCCTTCCTACTTCATACTTGGACATTAAGTTTATGCCAACCTGTATGTACctgatttaattaaattaataccTATCTTAGAGCCTCCAACAACAGGACCTGGACACCTGACAAGATTTACTccttcaatctctctcttttttggagAGGAGGGGATGAAGGCAGCTGGGGTTTGTCCAAGATCCCACAGCTACTAAGGgtctttgaactcaggtcctgctgactccagggctgatgctctaattCACTGGGctcattaaatgatttttctttctaaagaacTCACAGTTATGTGAAGGGTTTAATATTTGAGAATTTTTATTGTTCTATTGAGAGTCTCTTGATTCTCTCAATCTCGTTTGGATGCACTGCAGTGACCCAGCCAGGAAGGGGCACTGAAGGGACTCCCAGCCCCCTTGCTCCAGCTGCCACCATAGGGGAACGCATTCCCGTCTGGGTCAGCGGCCCCTCCATTGGGTACCAGAGAGCGGCTTCCCTCCTCCAACACACATCTGCCACCACAGCATCACCCTCTGGGTCACAATGGAGGTGGACAAGAGCTGGGACCAGCAGCCACTCAAACTCCCAAAGTTTAAAACTCAAAGGGATGGTAGAGACAGAGGCCGAGGCCACAAACCCAAATAAACCCCCCACCCCAAGGCCCacacaataaacctttttttttttttttttttttgcactccAGGAGTAACTTACCGTTTGATTACAAACTTAATTCTGTTGCCCACTTGAATGATTTTTTCCAGTCTGGGGATCCCATACCAGGATGGGCTTCTAAAAGGAATGTTTTCCGGGAGCCCTTCCACGTACAGATCATTAGGATGCGCCTCAAACTTCTGGTAAGGCACAGCCTTGGCTTCAGTGCTTCCCAAGGCCTCAGCTATGCAAACAGAGAAAATCAAGAGCACCTCTGTCACAAAACCCCTTTAGCAACAGGCAGAATATTCTGACAATGAAAAATAAGTCAATTTGGACACTAAGTCTAATGATCACCATAGTCACCATGCAGACCCTACAACTACAGACATATGGCACCCAGAGACATACTGCAAGGGGGAAGGTATTACTGGACTTTCTGTCCCCGGACCCCCAAGCTCCCCCTTTTCCACTGTGACCACTGACCTCTTTGGCTTCATCCAACCCAGGATGAGAAGCCTTCCCTGCCCTTTGTTAATTATCCATTGGTCATGTCTGTGTCTTGTTTCATGTTGTGTCCTCCCCCCACTAGACTAGACTAGAAGCAAAAAAATTCTCgggaaaagaattcttttttcactgaagcaattagggttaagtgacttgcccagggtcacacagccaggaagtgttcagtgtttgaggtcacatttgaactcaggtcctcctgacttcagggctggtgctctatctactgtgccacctagaggTCCCCTAGAGCAAGattcctttttgtctttcattaTATTCCTAATATTTAGCACATGGCAGGAACTTGACCACCTCCTAAATCTGACAGAGTATAGATACAGGAAAAGCCATTGTTTAATTTCCCAAACTTTCTCAGTTTGATTTAATTTGAACATGattttcaagtttaaaaaaaaaatccagacatTATATTCTTCAGTCTATTGCACTAACTAGTGCTTCTTCTTCAAGGCAAAGAAACTAAATTAACAGAGGCCTGGGTATCCTCTAAAAGGAAATATACCTGGTTATGCAAATACAGTAAGCAGATTTTCAAGCTGAAATTAATTTATGGTTATTTTACTTTTAGATAATGTTTATTGTCAACAtgtcaaatgcaaaagaaacatttctctgattagaaaATGCTAAAATAAAGAAGACTGGCTGTGGAAACCACTAACTGAGGAAGATAGCAAAATTCTTTGTTGCAGATCAACTGTTTCTTAGATGTGAAGAAGACCTGGATTGTTCTTTCTGGCATAatagatttctcttttttgggggtgGAGGGTGAAGGGTTTCACGAGATCGCTAATTTTTTATACGAAATTCCCTTAGGACAGAATCTACCCCACAGCTGTGTGCTTACCAAATTTTTTGCAGAACAGCTGATCTACCATCTTTCTTAATTTGGTGATTCTGGCGTACCATTCTTCTTTCACTACAACAGTAACAAGGACAAAAAGACAGTCatggaattgttttttaaaatgacagaaacTCTATACATTGGAGGCATCATTTTTAAGGTATCTCAGGCCACAACAATTTATCCTGGGTTATATGATGCTCTTAGAGAAAATATTCTCTACTCCCTAACATGTGGCTTCCAGACACTGAACATCCATTTAATCCTGGAGCAAGCAGATGCTAAAGCAACTCAACCAGGACGAGCTAGGAACCGGCCTTGCTAGATtctagagatggaagggatcAAGCCAAGACCCTTTCAAAGGACTCAGTTCCTAAGTAGTTAATCTTATTAGTCAATAAGTTAACCAGCTCAGCAACCACCTTTGGAAAAAACAACCAACTACTTGAGTGCAGTTTCCATCAGGCAGAAGTACATGGCGGGGATGCTCTGCTGACCACCCCCCTTACCCGCTGGTTATGGCTCTCAAGGCTCAAAGAAAGCCTTGCCTCTTGTTCCCTTCTTCTTCATGGGAACCATCATTCTTTTGCTTTTCGGTGGCCACTCGCTGCATGGCACTAGGGCTAACCCTGCTGGAGGCACCGTCTTGTCACTGTCACCAGAACCAAGcaggtctttttcctttcctcctgctCCACTTTTCAATAAGCAGCTGCTCTGAATCCCGTTTACTCCCTCTATCTCACCTTCTATGTGTGTGTCTGCTGTCGTCtcccattagaacataagctccaaCTTGAGGAGACACTGtctcatttcctatttttggTATCCCTAATGCTTTGTCCAGGACCTGACACAggaagagtttaataaatgctcaataatTCTCTATCTAAATTTGGGTGGAAATGCAAGACATGAGAGACTATTATATTTGACGGACCCAGATTAGAACAAGAAATAAAAGTGTTCCAAGTATTGGCTATTTATTAATACATGAAAAGgctcaaaaatactttttaatttggctTAAGAAATATTAAACTCAGACCTCCTGAAGTTGGTTTTTCTAGCTGTAAGTCTTCTCGTGTTGAATTGAGAAGTTCATGTCTgaaaggtaaaaggaaataaCTAATGAACAAGGGAAATTCACAAAATTGATAACTACTCAACTGTCAAGACAGATAGTGATGGAGAAAACAAGTCTGGATGCCTAGTATTTAGGCCAAACTGGACACTTTagatagcagaaaaaaaaaaggaatccaaaTCGTTAATTATTAAGTCTCatcatcacttcttttttataaGATGTCCAGATCACAGCACAGAGAACTTCACAAGCTAAGGCTGTATTTAAGGCATGAGGTTGTCAGTGAAGTATCAGGATTTTAAAATGTCTCCCTCCTCCCATAATTTAAGACACTCTTGCAAAGGTGGAAGGACTGGGCAAGgaatatatatagttatacattAATCCAGGGTGAGtgtgctatccactgtgccatctaactgcccttcaGCAATATTTTTAATAGTCATATTCTAACCAACTACTTTTTAGCCtcatttattttcacaaaataCCCCTTTTAAAATCAGTTTGTACCCAATCAATCTATTCAGGGCAGAATTTGGATTAACTAAAGACAGACCTGTATGCCACATCATTTGTATGAGCTGAAGATGAGATTTTACAGAAAGAATCTCTTTGTAAtaaagagatgattcaggccaattccaatggtggTGTAATGGAGAGAGCAGTctccatccagaaagaggaccgtggggactgaatgtagatcaaagcatagtattttccacctttttcattgttgtttgcttgctttcctCCCTTcagatctggtttttcttgtgcagcatgataaatgcggaaatatatatagaaaaactgatctttaacctatattggattacttgccattgggggaaggaaaaaatttggaacccaaggttttacaaggatgaatgttgaacactatctttacatgttttttgaaaataaaaggctattattaaacaatatatatataaataaaaaaagaaaattctatcagAGCTTTAATCATTTCCATTAGAGATCACCCTTAAGCATCACAGGTAAGTAAAATATCTGGACAAACcttaaagataatgaagaataaaacatgAAATACTAATAGGAACTGATGAGGTTCAAAAtggtttaaggaaaaaaaaaaaatggagcagaCAAGCGCTATGTCCCCATCATTAACACACAAAATCAGCCTTTTAGgcaaaaaaaaacacacagatcCATCTTTGTCCCAAGGAACATCTAAGCAAGGACTGGATTCCTCTGTATAAGAGCTTGACTAAGAAAAGCCCTTTATATACATTACCATCAGGTTTGAGAGATGACTCAATGATGTGAAGTGTATAAATAGTTTAATCCCTATTTTGCTGATAAACTGAGGAGAAAGCTCTTAATAGGCAAAAGGGCTGGGATTTGAACGCAGGCCCCTCTAAAATACAGATTTAATTTGTTCAGCAATGATTTCAATAGTCAACTATAAAATGTATGTTactgattaaaaagaaatatataattccaGACAATCCTTACTTCTTAATCACAAAACGAATCCTTTCTTTTGCAAGCAATATCCTCTCCAGACGAGGGATTCCATAAGTAGATGGTCTTCGAAAAGGAATCCCTTCAGGCAGGCCTTCCACATACAAGTCCTCAACATGGGACTGGAAGAGGGGGTAAGGGATGGCCACCGGGCCTTTGGCTTTTATAGCTTGAGCTTTAGGAAAAAAGAGATTCGGGTCAGAAGGTATAAATACACAACTGTCTAAGATCATTAAGAAGGAAGACATAAGCCTTTTGAAAATCACTGTTGGGATAAAATAGAGAAGCTGAGCCTATTCAATGCCAAATAATCAGTTTTAGTGGCCTTTATGCAAAAATAACTGGTGTTCTGCAGTTAGGCAGATAAAGTTAAAGTTTTCTGCTGAAAATAAAGCACCAAGTAAATGGTATGTTtactaatatatttaaaacaccaatatgtaaatataaacattcattttagtttttagatttttccttatttttttcttagtgggACAAAAGCAATAGCCAAAATCCTGTAAACAACTGGGAAAAACAAAGATTGGGAGTATTGTTGAAGAAATGATTTAGCTGTTCAttaattcagaatttcatttcGGACATTCAAGTACTAACAGATTCCATTTTATTATGAGGCCTGGGTATCCTCTAAAAGGAAATATACCTGGTTATGCAAATATAGTAAGCAGATTTTCAAGCTGAAATTAATTTATGGTATTTTACTTTTAGATAATGTTTATTGTCAACAtgtcaaatgcaaaagaaacatttctctgattagaaaATGCTAAAATAAAGAAGACTGGCTGTGGAAACCACTAACTGAGGAAGATAGCAAAATTCTTTGTTGCAGATCAACTGTTTCTTAGATGTGAAGAAGACCTGGATTGCTCTTTCTGGCATAATAAAGCCAGTTAAGATGTTTGTATCCCTTGTTCCTTCAAAGACTCTCTCCTATGAGCTTTCCTCATCTTCACCAGTCTTGTAGCTAACATGGGAAGCAGCCCATTTGTCAGTGACTCCACTGTAATAAAGACCCATCCTAACTCCCAGTTTTCAGCCCTGAGTGAGGGTAGTCCCAGCACAAAGTAAAAAGCAATGGCCCAAGGCTGCCAGACAAATTACAGAGCCTACATAAAAATAAGTCTGGGTGGCTCAGGCcaggccttcttaaacttttcccactcatgacctctttttACACGACCCCAGGAATACAGGTTTATGAAATAGGTCTACAAAGCAACATTTACTGACAATTGAACCTTAATTTCAAGATTCTGTTAAGTGACagcagtttaagaagctctgactTCAACTTACCATATTTTCTTTCAAACAATTCTTCAACCTGTTTTCGTAGATCAGTAATTCGAGCATTCCATTTCTCTGAAAATAGAGAAATGCTCCATCAGAACAAGAGAGAATGAACACCTGACCTGACCAAGTCTAGGAGGCTAAGATGCCATCTCATCTCCCTCAGATAGAAGGAGAGCCTGTGTGCTTATGCTGAAGAAATCATTCAACACCATGAATATATGATTAAAATGACACCTCCTCAGCCTACAGATTTCTACAGCATTTTCGCATGGCTTCTCCTACTTTTCTGTAAGTGAAAAATGCACACAGAAAGGACTATGGCATTTGTACAATGTTTCAAATGTCCATTTTCATGTGGCAATTAGAATTAGATTCCATTTTCTAACTCCCAGAccagttttctttgtaattaaaCCATGTGTTTTCTTCCTGTGTTAatgtacttaaaaataaaaagatggtaTGGCCTACTTGGCCAATACATAACAATTTCCAGTAagaggaaatatttaaaatattcttcctaaacTTGTGAAAATgccaagatatttttttaaaatacaaaaacatgCTATGCTAAGTACATGAATGCTTTTCCTTCAGTCGCTTTAACAGGAATGCTATTTACCAAGAAGCAAAgcatttgttatttaaaaattagagacACAAAAAGCAGAAATTGTTTTTAAGTTGAATGGGACAATTGACTTCATTTAGAACAGTAACTTCAAAGAGTTAGCTGCATGTAATATACCCAGAAGGAGCCAtgacgttttttttttttggccacccTTATGGGCCTTacaatgcaaaatatataaattcacCAGTTGATGCTAACTGGGAGAAACCACAGACTTGAGAATGGCTGTATTTTTACAACTCCATAATGCTGTCTTTTCTTCCACTACTAAATTTAAGCTCTAGAGCAGTAATCCTAATAAAGACTGGTAAAGAAGTAACCAGAAAAACTCTTataatttacatgtaaaatatactCTTTAAGAAGAGCAGATTTAGGCCAAGAAGAATACTGAATTTTCAACATTGCTTGGAGAATCTTTTCTTAAAACATATTTCACTACAAAGATTTATGCAAAGGCAGTTACTACTTTGGGGCTATGTATGCCTAATAAGGCAAATTGTCCAAAGATTATCATTCAAATGGAACAGGACAAAAGCCAAACCATTCCCATAAATCACTACAGCTCCAGGCCACATTAAAGGAGTGGGGTCTCATCCAAAAGGAGAAGGTGCAACAGGCCTTTCAAGCTTCTTCACAATGGCCTCCTCAAGGCTCCAAGGGAAAGGGCCAGCTCTGACACTGACCAAGAGCAAGAGGCTCCTCGGCCTTCAATCCCTCTCCCAAGGTCAGATGTGCAATGTCTACATTCATTTCTACCTTAGATTTTCAAGACCTAATTTTTACTGAGCTTGGCAACTGCCCTTTGGAAGTCCCCAAATGCTTACAaagcttttgttttcaaaaagtgTGCTCCAGCACATGGAGACCTTCTCCTGCCTCTACTGGGAAGGAATCCCAAAGATTACTCTgtagcaataattttttttgagtgGGTGATTCAGAGAATTCTATATGTATtaaattcacttttttccccaCAGCCCAAGAAATTAAAAGGTAAAACCACATCATAGTTTTAACGTAAAACTTACCGAAATTGAATtccctcacttttctttttccagcattGGCCGCCTCATTGACTGGCTCAGTGTTCTTTGGTTTCTTACTAGGTGGTGAATAGTCATCATcttaaaaggaaaagggaatagtCATTGCTAGAAGTGTCCAAAAATTTAGAAATCCAAGGATAATAAAAAGGGGTCCACCCTTTAAAAACTATCAATCCATGAGAAAACATGCTACTTTTGAAGGTGTTACAATGCacttttaattgcatttttattttttatatttcataggaatttttaaaagcacCCCCCCCAAGTCTCCAATTCTCCTGCATCGAGATTATGAACGTTCAAAATAGTCGCacatggttaaatctagtttccTAACAGCGGGCCCAAAACAGGGTAACAAAAACACGGGATGACAATGACGAGCAACTAAAGCTAACATCAATATCTTTTAGTCATCAAATGGAGCTCTGATGTACTAATTATTATTAGTTACTGGACAGTTACTGTTTTCTGAAGAGGCAGACCATAAAAGAAACCTTCTGGGAGAATGACCGATTTCATAACTTTTGCAGAGTAGAGTAACTTTAACAGTAATGTTATCTAGTGAATACCAGcaattattttactatttcaccatcacttttttctcattttaaaaaccaCAAATGTTTTCCTACCATGCCAACGAATGCTCTACTTCAATGTTTAACTAGCTGGAGCTAAGCCCTTGTCCTTTAGAAAGCTCTAGTTCCTGTCCTACTGAGATGGGGTTCACAATTTTATGAACCCCTGGCACAGTTCCTCATCCAGGCCTCAGGGATCCCTTTGCACTGTCAGGTCTATGATTCCCAAGTTTACTTCAAAAAGGTTCCCTTTTGTGGTTGGGGTTGGGGAAAGACCAAGTCCTCATGAGAACCCACCCAGCTTTATACCAAATGGAATTGAAATACTTGACCACAGCAGGTATATAAAGTGATTGACAACAGTTCTACGGGCTT
The Sminthopsis crassicaudata isolate SCR6 chromosome 4, ASM4859323v1, whole genome shotgun sequence genome window above contains:
- the GTF2I gene encoding general transcription factor II-I isoform X17, whose product is MAQVAMSTVSVDDEESSESRMVVTFLMSALESMCKELAKSKAEVACIAVYETDVFVVGTERGRAFVNTRKDFQKDFVKYCVAEGEKAAELHKMRATSHPNRTTVDAVEIETLRKTVEDYFCFCYGKALGKSTVVPVPYEKMLRDQSAVVVQGLPEGVAFKHPENYDVTTLKWILENKAGISFIIKRPFLEPKKQLGGRASDSERSRISSPGGSCPIKVKTEPTEDSGISLEMAAVTVKEESEDPDYYQYNVQAGPSETGGVDEKLPLSKPFQGSHHSSEGNEGTEMELPVEDDDYSPPSKKPKNTEPVNEAANAGKRKVREFNFEKWNARITDLRKQVEELFERKYAQAIKAKGPVAIPYPLFQSHVEDLYVEGLPEGIPFRRPSTYGIPRLERILLAKERIRFVIKKHELLNSTREDLQLEKPTSGVKEEWYARITKLRKMVDQLFCKKFAEALGSTEAKAVPYQKFEAHPNDLYVEGLPENIPFRSPSWYGIPRLEKIIQVGNRIKFVIKRPELLTHTTPEITQPRTNTPVKEDWNVRITKLRKQVEEIFNLKFAQALGLTEAVKVPYPVFESNPEFLYVEGLPEGIPFRSPTWFGIPRLERIVRGSNKIKFVVKKPELVLSYLPPGMASKVNTKALQSSKRARSPGSNSKVPEIEVTVEGPNNKPQTTGVRTPTQTNGSNTPFKPRGREFSFEAWNAKITDLKQKVENLFNEKCGEALGLKHPVKVPFALFESFPEDFYVEGLPEGVPFRRPSTFGIPRLEKILRNKAKIKFIIKKPEMFETAIKESTSKSPPRKMNSANVTTTAAGVEDLNIIQVTIPDDESERLSKVEKARQLREQVNDLFSRKFGEAIGMGFPVKVPYRKITINPGCVVVDGMPPGVAFKAPSYLEISSMRRILDSAEFIKFTVIRPFPGLVINNQLVDQTESEGPVIQESADPAQLEVPVTEDIKETEGSSQIKQEPDPTW
- the GTF2I gene encoding general transcription factor II-I isoform X15 is translated as MAQVAMSTVSVDDEESSESRMVVTFLMSALESMCKELAKSKAEVACIAVYETDVFVVGTERGRAFVNTRKDFQKDFVKYCVAEGEKAAELHKMRATSHPNRTTVDAVEIETLRKTVEDYFCFCYGKALGKSTVVPVPYEKMLRDQSAVVVQGLPEGVAFKHPENYDVTTLKWILENKAGISFIIKRPFLEPKKQLGGRASDSERSRISSPGGSCPIKVKTEPTEDSGISLEMAAVTVKEESEDPDYYQYNVQGSHHSSEGNEGTEMELPVEDSTQHAPSETSEDPEVEVTIEDDDYSPPSKKPKNTEPVNEAANAGKRKVREFNFEKWNARITDLRKQVEELFERKYAQAIKAKGPVAIPYPLFQSHVEDLYVEGLPEGIPFRRPSTYGIPRLERILLAKERIRFVIKKHELLNSTREDLQLEKPTSGVKEEWYARITKLRKMVDQLFCKKFAEALGSTEAKAVPYQKFEAHPNDLYVEGLPENIPFRSPSWYGIPRLEKIIQVGNRIKFVIKRPELLTHTTPEITQPRTNTPVKEDWNVRITKLRKQVEEIFNLKFAQALGLTEAVKVPYPVFESNPEFLYVEGLPEGIPFRSPTWFGIPRLERIVRGSNKIKFVVKKPELVLSYLPPGMASKVNTKALQSSKRARSPGSNSKVPEIEVTVEGPNNKPQTTGVRTPTQTNGSNTPFKPRGREFSFEAWNAKITDLKQKVENLFNEKCGEALGLKHPVKVPFALFESFPEDFYVEGLPEGVPFRRPSTFGIPRLEKILRNKAKIKFIIKKPEMFETAIKESTSKSPPRKMNSANVTTTAAGVEDLNIIQVTIPDDESERLSKVEKARQLREQVNDLFSRKFGEAIGMGFPVKVPYRKITINPGCVVVDGMPPGVAFKAPSYLEISSMRRILDSAEFIKFTVIRPFPGLVINNQLVDQTESEGPVIQESADPAQLEVPVTEDIKETEGSSQIKQEPDPTW